The Cyclobacterium amurskyense genome contains the following window.
TTCGGGAAGCTTTTCGCTTGGCCACTGAAGAACGTCCGGGAGCTGTACACCTGGAGTTACCGGAAGACATTGCCCAAGAGGAAGTGGATGATCATGTATTCGATGTGGTAAGCCATTTATTGCCCAAACCGGACGATGCCGCTATTTTAGCTGCGACTGAGATGATTCAAAAGGCTAAGATGCCCCTATTACTAATTGGAGCTGGTGCCAACAGGAAAGTGATATGCAAAGCCCTTGCAGATTTTGTAGACAAAACAGGAATCTACTTTTTCACTACCCAAATGGGAAAAGGGGTTATCGATGAGCGACACCCACAATATCTTGGAACAGCAGCGCTTTCAAGCAATGATTTTGTGCATGCTGCCATAGATGAATCTGACCTAATTATCAATGTAGGTCATGATGTTATTGAGAAACCTCCTTTCTTTATGAAGCAGGGTGGTAAAAAAGTTATACATGTCAATTTCTCTGCAGCCGAAGTAGACCCGGTATATTTCCCACAATTAAATGTTGTTGGTGATATTACCAGTTCTGTTGAGAAATTATCGGAAGCAGTAAAACCTTCTAAAAGTTGGGATTTTAATTTTTACAAAAAAGTAAAATCTGAGGTTTCTCAACATCTAAGCAAATATTTTGAAGATGAACGCTTCCCTACCTTACCCCAAAGGTTAGTCAATTTACTGAGGAATAAACTTGGGGAAAAAGATGTGATCACCTTAGACAATGGAGTGTATAAAATCTGGTTTGCCAGGAATTATACTTGTTATCATCCCAATACTCTTTTGCTAGACAATGCTTTGGCAACCATGGGGGCCGGTCTCCCATCTGCCATGTGTGTTAAATTATTAAACCCAGACAAAAAAGTAGTAGCTATTTGCGGTGATGGAGGATTTATGATGAATTCTCAGGAACTGGAAACAGCAGTACGATTGGGATTAAACATGGTGGTAATTATCCTCAATGATGAATCCTATGGCATGATCAAATGGAAACAAGAAGACATGGGCTTTAAAGATTTTGGTTTAGACTTTAAAAACCCTGACTTCGTGCAGTATGCCAATAGCTATGGGGCACACGGTCATCGCCCAGAGAGTGACAAGGAATTACAAGAAATTCTGGATAAAGCACTTAACAACCCGGGCGTACATGTAATCGACCTAAAAGTTGATTATTCTCTAAACCACCCGATCTTAAATGTAATGTTGAAAGAAAAAATTTCTAAGTTATGAATGAGGAATTAAAAGTATATTCACCTTATGACAATACACTAATAGGCACTTTACCTATGACCAACGCGGAAGAGTTGGAAAAAATAATAGAAACCGCTCATGTCCTTTTCCAGGACAGAAAGCAATGGATTCCGGCCCATAAAAGGATTGCTATATTGGAAAAGGCCAGGGCAATAATGGAGGGAAAAATTGAAGAACTGACCAACAAAGCTGCTCAAGAAGGAGGAAAGCCTTACCAAGACTCCAAAGTAGAAGTAAAAAGGGCCATCAACGGATTGAAAATTGCAACCGAAGAAATCTCCCATATGAAAGGTGGGCAGATCCCTATGGGAATCACTGAATCTTCAATGAATAGGCTGGCATTTACCATCCGTGAGCCTATTGGTGTGGTAGCTTCCTTGTCCGCGTTCAACCATCCTTTAAACTTGATTGTTCATCAAGTGGTTACTGCATTTGCAGCAGGTTGCCCAGTTATCGTCAAACCAGCAAGCAAAACACCATTTTCTTGCCTGGCATTGGTAGAAATACTTAAAGAGGCTGGAGTACCAGAGGGCTGGGTTCAATCCATCAACTGTAGCAATGAACTCGCTGAAAAATTAATAAAAGACCATAGAATCAATTTTCTATCCTTTATAGGTTCTGCCAAGGTTGGCTGGTCACTTAAATCTAAAATGGCTCCTGGAACCAGGTGTGCATTGGAACATGGAGGTGCAGCCCCAGTGATAGTTGAACCAGATGCGGTTATGGAAGACATGGTGCCTTTATTGGTTAAAGGCGGTTTTTACCATGCTGGACAAGTTTGTGTGTCGGTACAGAAGGTGTTTGCCCACAGCTCTATAGCAGAAAAGCTGGCTAAAGACATTGCCGACGCAGCGAAAAAATTAAAAGTTGGCGACCCATTGGCAAAGGATACGGAAGTTGGGCCATTGATACAAACTGGAGAAGTGGACCGAGTGGATGAATGGGTAAAAGAAGCCATTTCAGGCGGTGCTGAGCTATTGTGTGGTGGTAAAAAAATCAGTGATACTTGTTATGAACCTACCGTATTACTTAATCCTTCAAATGATGCCAAAGTTTCAAAAGAAGAGATATTTGGTCCAGTTGTGTGTGTGTATGCCTACGATGATAGAAACGAAGCCATTGACTTGGCCAATAGCTTGGAGCTCCATTTTCAAGCTGCCGTTTTCACAAAAGACCTTGACATCGCCTTAGATACAGTACACAAATTAAATGCTACCGCCGTTATGGTAAATGACCATACTGCCTTTAGGGTAGATTGGATGCCATTTGGTGGAAGGGATGCTTCTGGGGAAGGAATGGGGGGAATACCTTATTCCATGCACGAAATGACACGTGAAAAACTCATGGTCTTCAAAAGTAAATTATTGCCTTGATCAATATTTACTCGTTTTATTAAAATGGCTTTTCGAATCAGTTGAAAAGCCATTTTTTTGTCCATATCTAGTGAACATTAGAATTCACCCTGAAAATTAGCCAGATAAAGTGAGAGTAAACTACCCTGAAAAAACGGCCTCTTTCTCCAATACAGATTAACCATCCCCCATTATAGCTCAATTAATAGGGGCTACAAAAATTTTATTTTTTGTTTAGAAACATATATTGTGATATTTTAGAGTGTCATAAATAATTCAGCAGTATCTATGAATTCTAATGTTGATTTTTATTTCGCTAAAGGCAAAAAATGGCAGGCAGAATTGAGCCTATTAAGAAAGGTGATTTTGGAATTCCCATTGACCGAAGAATTGAAATGGGGTGTTCCATGTTACACAATGCCCTCAAGCGCCTCCACCAAAAAAAGCAATAATGTTCTATTGATTCATGCTTTTAAGGAGTACTGTGCCGTATTGTTTATTAAAGGAGCATTATTAAAAGATGCTGACAAGGTACTTGTTCAACAAACTGAAAATGTGCAGTCAGCTAGGCAAATGCGGTTTACAAATGAAGAAGAAGTCCAAAGGCTTTCACCAACCTTAAAACTTTTAATCAAGGAGGCCATTTCAATTGAGAAAAAAGGATTAACAGTACCAAAGAAAAAAACAACAGAATATGCCATTCCTGAAGAATTTCAGAAGGAACTTGATAAAGACCCTGAACTACTTGCTGGCTTTAAATCACTAACTCCAGGTAGGCAAAGAGCCTATCTATTGTATTTTTCCTCAGCAAAGCAATCCAAAACCCGGTCTTCAAGAATAGAAAAATACAAGCACAATATCCTTAATGGAAAAGGATTGGATGATTAACAGGACCTTTGCTTAGAAAGCTCAAAAAATAAGAGAGAACCATGAACCTTGGAGTAGACCATTATTTAGCAGACGGCTGTGAACGTTGTCCATTGGGAGCTACTCCGGCTTGTAAGGTGAATAACTGGAAGGAGGAATTGAAGCTTTTAAGAAAAATTATTCTTAGCTGTGGTCTCACAGAACAGGTTAAGTGGGGTGTTCCTTGCTATACAATTCATAACCCTAAAACCAGCAAGTCAGAAAGCAATGTATTAATTATGAGTGCCTTTAAAGAATATTGCTCAGTAAGCTTTTTTAAAGGAGCACTACTCAAAAATGTAGACAATCTCCTTGAAAAACCTGGCGAAAACACACAAGCTGCTAGATTAATCAAATTCACCAATGTTCAACAAATATTGGATAATGAGAACCACATTCGAAAATGGATTTTTGAAGCCATAGTAGTGGAAAAGGCAGGCTTAAAGGTAGAAAATAAACAAAACCCAACCGAAATCCTCCCCGAGGAATTAAAGGTCAAATTCATTGAAAACCCAGACTTTAAATTGGCTTTCCATGCATTAACCCCAGGAAGACAAAGAGGCTATATTTTGTACTTTTCACAACCAAAGCAAGAAAAGACCAGGCTGTCTCGAATAGATAAATACCTTCCAAATATTATGGAAGGAAAAGGCATGCAGGATAAATAGCCTTTTCAATTAAAAATAAATAAGTATTCAGCAAATAACATGGAGAAGAAAATCGCGATTCTAAGAGGGATTAATGTTGGTGGTAAGAAGAAAATTTTGATGGCGGACCTAAAATCCATGTTTGAAGGATTGGGCTATTCAGAGGTCTTAACATATATCCAAAGTGGTAATGTGATTTTCACTTCTGAAAATCACATTACTGAAACAGAAATGGCTGAAGCCATAGAAATAGCAATTAAAAATAAATTCGGTTTTGATGTTCCAGTAATCGTATTAGCTGCCAAGGAGATACAAAACACTTTTAAAAACAATCCATTTTATGGAGCTACTGATACAGACATCTCAAAACTCCACGTGACCTTCTTAGCTGATGAACCTGAAATCGAACTGCTTAATAAGATTCAAGCTTTGGATTTCAGTCCTGATAAATTTGATATTATAGGAAGAACTGTTTTTATTTATTGCGAAGGAAAATACCATCAGTCCAAGTTAACCAATAACTTTTTTGAGAGTAAACTTAAAACCTCAGCAACTACAAGGAACTTAAAAACTGTCAAAAAACTTTGCGAATTAAGCCAATAAACCCATCCAATAAAAAGAACATGAACTTATAGCCAATGAAATCCATAAGTAATTTAAACCCGAAATATGCAATAGACATTCTATTACGGCTGAAATCGCTTTAAAATACCCAATCGTTGCTGTTTTCAATTTCACCATAGCGGTGCTATGCTAAAATCTCCAAACAGTCTGATTTTCTTGCGATTGCAACACTTCCCGTAAACACGGAACAGGCATCACCCCTGACTATCGTCATGGCCAGGAAATCCTATTAAATAATCCGAGTTAAAAATTCAATTGTCCTACTTTTAAAAAATCGAGCATATATAAATTCCCAAAATATTTAACCAAACCAATCCCATGAAAAGAATTGTATTGATTTTATGCTTTGCCTTATCGGCATTGTATACCCATGCGCAGGTGGACAATTATGAAATCGTTGAGAACATCCCTTATTATGGGGATGAATTGAGGAAATCAGATGCTTACATTGCTGAGCGCTGTGTGCTGGATATTTATTACCCTAAAGACCTGAAAAGTTTCGCTACAATAGTTTGGTTCCATGGTGGCGGAATCACTTCCGGGAAGAAAGAAATTCCAGAACCTTTAAAAAACAAAGGAGTAGCTGTGATTGGGGTAAACTATAGATTATCTCCAAAAGTCAAAGCCCCCGAATACATAAAAGATGCGGCCGCAGCAGTTGCCTGGGCCTTTCAAAACATTGCCGACTATGGAGGAGACCCTACAAGTATTTTTGTTTCCGGACACTCTGCCGGTGGCTATTTGGCGAGTATGATAGGCTTGGATAAATCCTACCTTGCAGCCCACAAAATAGATGCAAATGACATTGCCGGATTGATTCCTTTTAGCGGTCATACGATTACACATTTCACTATACGCGGTGAGCAAGGAATCCCTGGAGAACAACCTACCATAGATAAATATGCGCCATTGTTCCATGTCCGAAAAGATGCTCCTCCACTTTTATTGATCACAGGAGACCGTGAACGCGAACTTCTGGGAAGGTATGAGGAGAACGCATACCTAATGCGTATGATGAAAGTAGTGGGACATAAAGAAACTGTCTTGTATGAAATGGATGGTTATGGACATGGAATGACGCATCCTGCCTTTCCTTTATTAATCAATGAAGTCAAAAGAATTACGGGGAAATAAACCTTGCTATATTGCATGTCTCAATTTTGCACAGTTTCTAGGGAAAAATGAGGCTTCAGTGAAAAACAATGATCCCTAATAAAGCCCTTATAGACTTAAAAACCAGATTTCAGGAAATAAATTTAACTAAAACCATACCTATGGATCAGTCCAATATTACAGATATTCCCACTGTTTACTCAAAAATTCAAGCGAAATCCAAGGAGATTGGCTTTAGCATGCCTTCTGATTTGTACATTGGTAGTTTGCTAAAAACACTTATTTCCTCCCGTACAAATGCCAATATTCTGGAATTGGGCACAGGGATCGGCTTGTCCTTGGCATGGATGGTGGATGGATTAGGAAAAGATGGTTTACTTACCACCATTGATAACGATCCCGAATTAACGGAAATTGCAAAGGATTTTTTTGGAACAGACCCAAGGCTTTCTATTCTTTGTGAAGATGGAGAAAAATGGATAAAAAGCTATTCGGGCCCACAATTCGATTTAATCTTTGCAGATGCATGGCCAGGTAAATACAGCCAGATAGATGAAATTTTTTCTATGGTAAAAGTCGGTGGCTTTTACATAATTGATGACATGAATCAACAAGAAAACTGGCCAATAGGACATGCTGAAAAAGCCGAAAACTTAGTTAAATACCTTGAGAATAGGAATGACTTTAACCTAACCAAAATGAATTGGTCAACGGGTGTAATTCTCATGACAAAAATAAAGTAGACTTAGGGAAAACATTAATATTTCGAATATTAACCTATCCCAAAGAACTGGAAGAAATTGAATTTAGAGGACTCGTTTTAGTCTAAAAATCGTAAATAGCACATTCAAACTTTAAGGACATTAAAATGGCTTTACCCAATATATTTAACAAAAGTGTAACGGATGAAATGATTGCACGAATCAATAAGCTGAAAGCGGATACAAAACCTGAATGGGGTAAAATGTCGGCCCCCCAAATGCTTGCCCACTGCAACGTCACTTATGAAATGGTGTACGAGAACAAACATCCCAAACCAAATTTTTTCATGAAGTTTATTTTAAAAACTTTTGTGAAAAACATAGTTGTAGGTGAAAAACCATACAAACGCAATTCCCAAACAGCTCCGGCTTTCCTGATTACTGATTCCAGGGATTTTGATTTAGAGCGTAAAAGACTTATTGGCTATCTAAATCAAACACAGCAACTAGGAGAAAAAAGCTTCGATAACAAGGAATCTCATTCCTTTGGTAAGCTTAGTAAAGTAGAGTGGAACAATATGTTCTACAAGCATCTTGACCACCATTTAACGCAATTTGGGGTTTAAATAATTTTAGCAAATTCATTTTTCCCATAATCTAACGGCACGATCATAATGAGCTGATCCAGGTTAAGGAATTTAGACGCTTCAGTAACTTTCGATTCAGTAAACATCGTTTGGAAGCGATAGCTTCCAAAACCTTATGGAAAAAAGTAGTCCACTTACAAATTCATAGTCCTCTTGAAGAAAATAGACTCATTTTACCACAATACGCCTGAACCTGAGCGAAGTGTATTTTTGGCTATCAGCAATTTCATACTATCCCTGGATGGAAATATCAGCACTGATTTGAAATACGGCATGCCCTTTTTTAGCTATAAGAATAAAATGTGTTGTTACCTCTGGAAAGACAAGAAAACAAATGAACCCTATTTCGGGATTGTTGAGGGAAATAGAATTAACCACCCCCAACTTGAAAAAGGCAATCGAAGTCGGATGAAGATTTTACGCGTTGACCCGAACCTGGACATTGACATAGAGACCATCGGTGAGATTTTAAATAGCGTAATTGCCCTGTATAAAGATGGGACCATCAAAACCAAATAGTAGGGCTGCTAGGTTTTCGGCAGGGATTTTGGCAACAAAAATAGCTAAGCCATTATAATTAGAATTTCAATCTGATGTTAGTCTTTCACCAATAAACAAATGGTAATAAATCATTTATAAAGTTAAAAGTTCACACCATCAATTTCTAATTCCCATAGGAATAGCTTATAATAGTAATTAATTCTACCAACAAGCCCAAAAGAACCAAACATGAACTTATACAACTATAAACGAAGAGAGCTACGAAACGGCATTCACTTATTAGGTGCTATCCTTATATTGACTAGTATTTTCGTCTTATTAAGTCCATTGTTTATTGAAGCTGGGGAAAAGTTGCAGAAAACTCTTTGGGTAGGTATCAGTGCATTCATTGCAGGACTCCTTATTATCAATACCTATGAGGGAACATTGATTAATCTTGACGACAATAAGGTCAAGGATTACTTTTCATTTTGTGGTTTTAAAACCGGGAATTGGAGAAAACTTCCTGTAGTAAAAGCCATTAAGTTAGTTCCTATTGAGCAAAAAACAAGCAACACTCCAAATGGAATAAGTCCGACCTTTAGCACGATTAAATCCAGTTATAAAATCATCCTCTTTTTTTCTCCTGAACATCCTACTTATGCCTTTTCCTATACCAATAAAACTGTAGCTCAAAAGAAGTTGAAATTACTATCAGAAAAGCTTTTGGGAGATAAAATTCATGGAATCAACGTAGATTAAAATTTTATGAAGCGATTGTTTTTCTTGCTCGGTATATTTTTCATTGGCTTGCTCCTTATTGCAATCCTATATCAAAACATTTTACTTTATTTTATCAGCAATTCCATTTATGGACTTCCTTCCTTTGGAAAATGGCTCTTGGTTGTTACAAGCATGGGCATAGTTGTCAATGGTTTTGGACTTGCCTATTATTATCACAAAGGGTACAACCAACCCCTTCTTTTAGGTGCATTATTGGCTCTTCTTGAGATCTGCCAAGGCATTATTTTATATTTAATTGTTATTAACAATGCATTTGCGCAATTGGGATCTTACTTTCTTTTTATAACTGGATTTAAATTGAATGCCGGACTTCTATATGGTTTCAGTCTGGTTCTATCTAAAACAAGGAAAGTTATTTATTTGAAGATAATGGGCATACTCATTTTGATCATAGTCGGAATAGCT
Protein-coding sequences here:
- a CDS encoding aldehyde dehydrogenase family protein; amino-acid sequence: MNEELKVYSPYDNTLIGTLPMTNAEELEKIIETAHVLFQDRKQWIPAHKRIAILEKARAIMEGKIEELTNKAAQEGGKPYQDSKVEVKRAINGLKIATEEISHMKGGQIPMGITESSMNRLAFTIREPIGVVASLSAFNHPLNLIVHQVVTAFAAGCPVIVKPASKTPFSCLALVEILKEAGVPEGWVQSINCSNELAEKLIKDHRINFLSFIGSAKVGWSLKSKMAPGTRCALEHGGAAPVIVEPDAVMEDMVPLLVKGGFYHAGQVCVSVQKVFAHSSIAEKLAKDIADAAKKLKVGDPLAKDTEVGPLIQTGEVDRVDEWVKEAISGGAELLCGGKKISDTCYEPTVLLNPSNDAKVSKEEIFGPVVCVYAYDDRNEAIDLANSLELHFQAAVFTKDLDIALDTVHKLNATAVMVNDHTAFRVDWMPFGGRDASGEGMGGIPYSMHEMTREKLMVFKSKLLP
- a CDS encoding DUF1569 domain-containing protein produces the protein MALPNIFNKSVTDEMIARINKLKADTKPEWGKMSAPQMLAHCNVTYEMVYENKHPKPNFFMKFILKTFVKNIVVGEKPYKRNSQTAPAFLITDSRDFDLERKRLIGYLNQTQQLGEKSFDNKESHSFGKLSKVEWNNMFYKHLDHHLTQFGV
- a CDS encoding DUF1697 domain-containing protein, which codes for MEKKIAILRGINVGGKKKILMADLKSMFEGLGYSEVLTYIQSGNVIFTSENHITETEMAEAIEIAIKNKFGFDVPVIVLAAKEIQNTFKNNPFYGATDTDISKLHVTFLADEPEIELLNKIQALDFSPDKFDIIGRTVFIYCEGKYHQSKLTNNFFESKLKTSATTRNLKTVKKLCELSQ
- a CDS encoding YdeI/OmpD-associated family protein, with the translated sequence MNLGVDHYLADGCERCPLGATPACKVNNWKEELKLLRKIILSCGLTEQVKWGVPCYTIHNPKTSKSESNVLIMSAFKEYCSVSFFKGALLKNVDNLLEKPGENTQAARLIKFTNVQQILDNENHIRKWIFEAIVVEKAGLKVENKQNPTEILPEELKVKFIENPDFKLAFHALTPGRQRGYILYFSQPKQEKTRLSRIDKYLPNIMEGKGMQDK
- a CDS encoding alpha/beta hydrolase, yielding MKRIVLILCFALSALYTHAQVDNYEIVENIPYYGDELRKSDAYIAERCVLDIYYPKDLKSFATIVWFHGGGITSGKKEIPEPLKNKGVAVIGVNYRLSPKVKAPEYIKDAAAAVAWAFQNIADYGGDPTSIFVSGHSAGGYLASMIGLDKSYLAAHKIDANDIAGLIPFSGHTITHFTIRGEQGIPGEQPTIDKYAPLFHVRKDAPPLLLITGDRERELLGRYEENAYLMRMMKVVGHKETVLYEMDGYGHGMTHPAFPLLINEVKRITGK
- a CDS encoding O-methyltransferase, which encodes MIPNKALIDLKTRFQEINLTKTIPMDQSNITDIPTVYSKIQAKSKEIGFSMPSDLYIGSLLKTLISSRTNANILELGTGIGLSLAWMVDGLGKDGLLTTIDNDPELTEIAKDFFGTDPRLSILCEDGEKWIKSYSGPQFDLIFADAWPGKYSQIDEIFSMVKVGGFYIIDDMNQQENWPIGHAEKAENLVKYLENRNDFNLTKMNWSTGVILMTKIK
- a CDS encoding acetolactate synthase large subunit, whose amino-acid sequence is MKASDLFVKALEKEGVEYIFGLPGEENLDILESLTDSKIKLILTRHEQGAGFMAATYGRLTGKPGVCMSTLGPGATNLFTPGAYAQLGAMPMLMITGQKPIKKSKQARFQIIDVVDMMRPITKYTKQIVDGNVIASNIREAFRLATEERPGAVHLELPEDIAQEEVDDHVFDVVSHLLPKPDDAAILAATEMIQKAKMPLLLIGAGANRKVICKALADFVDKTGIYFFTTQMGKGVIDERHPQYLGTAALSSNDFVHAAIDESDLIINVGHDVIEKPPFFMKQGGKKVIHVNFSAAEVDPVYFPQLNVVGDITSSVEKLSEAVKPSKSWDFNFYKKVKSEVSQHLSKYFEDERFPTLPQRLVNLLRNKLGEKDVITLDNGVYKIWFARNYTCYHPNTLLLDNALATMGAGLPSAMCVKLLNPDKKVVAICGDGGFMMNSQELETAVRLGLNMVVIILNDESYGMIKWKQEDMGFKDFGLDFKNPDFVQYANSYGAHGHRPESDKELQEILDKALNNPGVHVIDLKVDYSLNHPILNVMLKEKISKL
- a CDS encoding DUF1801 domain-containing protein — protein: MKKIDSFYHNTPEPERSVFLAISNFILSLDGNISTDLKYGMPFFSYKNKMCCYLWKDKKTNEPYFGIVEGNRINHPQLEKGNRSRMKILRVDPNLDIDIETIGEILNSVIALYKDGTIKTK
- a CDS encoding YdeI/OmpD-associated family protein, translated to MNSNVDFYFAKGKKWQAELSLLRKVILEFPLTEELKWGVPCYTMPSSASTKKSNNVLLIHAFKEYCAVLFIKGALLKDADKVLVQQTENVQSARQMRFTNEEEVQRLSPTLKLLIKEAISIEKKGLTVPKKKTTEYAIPEEFQKELDKDPELLAGFKSLTPGRQRAYLLYFSSAKQSKTRSSRIEKYKHNILNGKGLDD